The following coding sequences lie in one Leucobacter allii genomic window:
- a CDS encoding aminotransferase class I/II-fold pyridoxal phosphate-dependent enzyme encodes MTRIESAPGTTAEPARRAISLAATTDGDSISRSAPQAGTAAALERDPGMPASSWRLRSDAWEYLRYAVKRLALGGDDRSALAADSEILRSLRALETVELYWAGFGQQYVRDIGDLLEQGDFRTALDRIGRVVKRLRGEAQGDEAFDEYADEQERIEFAADTDPRPRFEVLVVDETTAADREAMRGDAQRLRAPADSFIYEYVIVPSADDAVAAVLTNPNILACVVRPGFSDRTRQRLSRDLRETIRLARSEVAPGLAPTRSQLASVQRVLGLADTLAAIRPELDLYFMAGAHIEELAGALTRRFRRVFRREDQLELHLTLLRRISHLYDTPFFTAIQDHARRPVGVFHALPVARGGSVVSSKWIRDLADFYGLNLLLAETSATSGGLDSLLAPVGTIKKAQDLAARAYGAKHTFFVTNGTSTANKIVHQALTAPNDVVLVDRNCHKSHHHAVMLTGARPAYLEAYPLNDFAFYGAVPITRIKQLLLDYRAAGRLDEVRMITLTNCTFDGIVYDPERVMAECLAIKPDLVFLWDEAWFAFAAFHPVTRRRTAMAAARRLEDRLRSSAHAAAYRAQQERLHDADGAALPDEAWLAERLLPAPDARIRVYATQSTHKTLTALRQGSMIHVYDQDWVREAEEPFHEAFMTHTSTSPNYQILSSLDIGRRQVELEGFELVQRQLDLATSLAQSIARHPLLRRTFRVLTAHDLVPAAHRGSGRPMPLRDGLSTMWEAWANDEFVVDPSRITIEISRTGVDGDTFKHEHLMDRYGIQVNKTSRNTVLFMTNIGTSRSAIAYLIEVLVKLAERFEEEQAQRDPDLPLPAEIPMPPLPDFSAFSVDYASDRGGAIAGGAERSALPDGDMRAAFFRGQRRGAVEHVLPAELRARVERGEEPVSAGFVTPYPPGFPVLVPGQVITAGVLDFMAVLDTREIHGYDPRRGYRILRSAW; translated from the coding sequence ATGACGAGGATCGAGTCCGCCCCCGGGACCACCGCCGAGCCGGCGCGCCGCGCCATCTCGCTCGCCGCGACCACCGACGGGGACTCGATCTCCCGCTCCGCCCCCCAGGCCGGCACGGCCGCGGCGCTGGAGCGCGATCCCGGCATGCCCGCGAGCTCCTGGCGGCTGCGCAGCGACGCCTGGGAGTACCTCCGCTACGCCGTGAAGCGGCTCGCGCTCGGGGGCGACGACCGCAGCGCCCTCGCCGCGGACAGCGAGATCCTCCGCTCGCTGCGCGCGCTCGAGACCGTCGAGCTGTACTGGGCCGGCTTCGGTCAGCAGTACGTCCGCGACATCGGCGACCTCCTCGAGCAGGGCGACTTCCGCACCGCCCTCGACCGCATCGGGCGGGTCGTGAAGCGCCTCCGCGGCGAAGCCCAGGGCGACGAGGCCTTCGACGAGTACGCCGACGAGCAGGAGCGGATCGAGTTCGCCGCCGACACCGACCCCAGACCCCGCTTCGAGGTGCTCGTCGTCGACGAGACGACCGCCGCGGACCGCGAGGCGATGCGCGGCGATGCGCAGCGACTGCGCGCGCCCGCCGACTCCTTCATCTACGAGTACGTCATCGTGCCGTCCGCGGACGACGCCGTGGCCGCGGTGCTCACGAACCCGAACATCCTCGCCTGCGTGGTGCGGCCCGGCTTCAGCGATCGCACCAGGCAGCGGCTCAGCCGCGATCTCCGGGAGACGATCCGGCTCGCCCGCTCCGAGGTGGCTCCGGGCCTCGCCCCGACGCGGAGCCAGCTCGCCTCCGTGCAGCGCGTGCTCGGCCTCGCCGACACGCTCGCCGCGATCCGACCCGAGCTCGACCTGTACTTCATGGCCGGCGCCCACATCGAGGAGCTCGCCGGGGCGCTCACGCGGCGGTTCCGCCGCGTCTTCCGCCGCGAGGATCAGCTCGAGCTGCACCTCACCCTGCTGCGGCGCATCTCGCACCTCTACGACACCCCCTTCTTCACCGCGATCCAGGATCACGCGCGCCGCCCCGTCGGCGTCTTCCACGCGCTCCCCGTCGCGCGCGGCGGCTCCGTCGTGTCGTCCAAGTGGATCCGCGACCTCGCCGACTTCTACGGCCTGAACCTGCTGCTCGCGGAGACCTCCGCCACCTCGGGTGGTCTCGACTCGCTGCTCGCGCCCGTCGGCACCATCAAGAAGGCGCAGGATCTCGCGGCGCGCGCCTACGGCGCGAAGCACACCTTCTTCGTGACGAACGGCACCTCGACGGCGAACAAGATCGTCCACCAGGCGCTCACCGCGCCGAACGACGTCGTGCTCGTGGACCGCAACTGCCACAAGTCGCACCACCACGCCGTGATGCTCACCGGTGCCCGGCCCGCCTATCTCGAGGCGTACCCGCTCAACGACTTCGCCTTCTACGGCGCCGTCCCCATCACCCGCATCAAGCAGCTGCTCCTCGACTACCGGGCCGCGGGGCGCCTCGACGAGGTGCGCATGATCACGCTCACCAACTGCACCTTCGACGGCATCGTCTACGATCCGGAGCGCGTGATGGCCGAGTGCCTCGCCATCAAGCCCGACCTCGTCTTCCTCTGGGACGAGGCATGGTTCGCCTTCGCCGCGTTCCATCCCGTCACCCGGCGCCGCACCGCCATGGCGGCGGCGCGCAGGCTCGAGGACCGGCTGCGGAGCTCCGCGCACGCCGCCGCGTACCGGGCGCAGCAGGAGCGCCTGCACGACGCCGACGGCGCGGCGCTCCCCGACGAGGCCTGGCTCGCCGAGCGGCTCCTCCCCGCCCCCGATGCGCGGATCCGGGTGTACGCGACGCAGTCCACCCACAAGACCCTCACCGCGCTGCGGCAGGGTTCCATGATCCACGTCTACGACCAGGACTGGGTGCGGGAGGCCGAGGAGCCCTTCCACGAGGCGTTCATGACCCATACCTCGACGTCGCCGAACTACCAGATCCTCTCCTCGCTCGACATCGGCCGCCGCCAGGTGGAGCTCGAGGGCTTCGAGCTCGTGCAGCGCCAGCTCGACCTCGCCACGAGCCTCGCGCAGTCCATCGCGCGCCACCCGCTCCTGCGCCGCACCTTCCGCGTGCTCACGGCGCACGACCTCGTGCCCGCCGCGCACCGCGGCTCCGGCCGGCCGATGCCGCTGCGCGACGGGCTGTCGACGATGTGGGAGGCATGGGCGAACGACGAGTTCGTCGTGGATCCCTCGCGGATCACCATCGAGATCAGCCGCACCGGTGTCGACGGCGACACCTTCAAGCACGAGCACCTCATGGACCGCTACGGCATCCAGGTGAACAAGACCAGCCGGAACACCGTGCTGTTCATGACGAACATCGGCACCTCCCGCAGCGCGATCGCGTACCTCATCGAGGTGCTCGTGAAGCTCGCGGAGCGCTTCGAGGAGGAGCAGGCGCAGCGCGATCCCGACCTCCCCCTGCCCGCCGAGATCCCGATGCCGCCGCTGCCCGACTTCAGCGCGTTCTCCGTCGACTACGCGAGCGACCGCGGGGGAGCGATCGCCGGCGGAGCCGAGCGCTCCGCGCTCCCCGACGGCGACATGCGCGCCGCGTTCTTCCGCGGCCAGCGCCGCGGCGCGGTCGAGCACGTGCTCCCCGCCGAGCTCCGCGCCCGGGTCGAGCGCGGCGAGGAGCCCGTCTCCGCCGGCTTCGTCACCCCGTACCCCCCGGGCTTCCCGGTGCTCGTCCCCGGGCAGGTCATCACGGCCGGCGTGCTCGACTTCATGGCCGTGCTCGACACCCGCGAGATCCACGGCTACGACCCGCGCCGCGGCTACCGGATCCTGCGCTCCGCCTGGTGA